DNA sequence from the Streptomyces sp. MST-110588 genome:
GGCGAGGAAGAGCAGCGTGCCCAGGGCCGCGGCTGCGGCCACCGCCCCTGTCCCGGCGCCGCCGAGGGCCGCGTCGGCGGCGATGAGCAGCGCGAGCAGCGCCCCCAGGAACAGCGCGGTCGCGCTCAGCAGAAGCGGCCGGACCCGGCCCGCGAACTCCCCCAGCCCCCTGCTGCGCGCCAGCCCGCGCCGGGCGCGCACCGCGAACCACCGCGCGCATCCGGCCGCCGGCGCCACCGCGCAGGCCAGCGCGATGACGGTGGCGTACGGGAACCGCCACGGGTCGTACGGGGCGGCATCCGGCCCGTACACCGTGAGCCGGACGAGCAGCCGGTCGCCGGAGAGCAGGTAGGCGAGCAGCCAGCAGGTCCACAGGCCGGTCGTGGCGGCCGGCCGGTGCCGCGCGCGCAGCGGACCGAGCCCGAGGCTCAGCCGCAGCGCGAGGGCGACGAGCAGGGCACCGGTGACCGCTACCGCGGGGCGGGCCCAGGGAGCCGAGAGGGCGCTCTCCGGGCGGACGGAGGCGAGCGCGGCGGCGGTCGCGGCGCACACCGCGCCGGGGAGCAGTTGCAGCGTGCCTCGCAGGCGTACGGAGCCACGGACGGGCCCGGGGCGGCCGGCGGGCCCGAAGGGAGCGGGGCCGTAGCCGCTGCCCTGCCTCTGTGGCCTCTCCAACCCCTCTGATCCTTCTGGCCTCTCTGACTCCTCCAGCCCCTGTGCCTCTTCCGGTCCCTCCTGCCCCTTCTGCCGCTCTGTCGCCGCCACGGCCGGCTGCTCGGCGCGCGGCACCCGGGCGTACAGCTCCTCGGCCAGCGAGAAGACGTCGCGGTGGCGATAGCGGGCAGCCGTGCGGTCGGTGACGCCGTGGGCCTCCAGTCCGGCCGCGATCTCCAACGGGTCGACGGCCCGCTCACACAGCACCCGGTGCTGGTGCATCAGCGCCCGCACCGGGTCGGCGGGGCCGCGCCGGGGAGCGCGCAGGCCGGTCCGCCCGGCGGAGTCGGCAGGCGTCGCGGAGTCCGTACGGGCCACGGAGTACGGACGTGCCCCGGAGTCCGTACGGGCCACGGAGTCCGTACGCGTCCGGGGGTCGTCCGCCCCGGCTCCCGTTTCAGGTCCGGTCATGGCCCTGCCCCTCTCCCTGATCACCGGTACCGGGCGCGCACGCGGGTCCGTGAACGGTCACCGGCCCCTGCGTGGCCGCCGCTTCCCAGGCAGAAGCGGCGGCGGACGCGGTGGTGGTGGTGGGGGGGGTGGAGGTGTCAGCCGGGAAGGAAACAGGGCCGGCCCCCGGGACGAGACCGGGGCCGAGACCGGGACCGGAACCAGGGCCGGGACCAGGGCCCGGGACGAGGCCGGGACCAGGACCGGGACCCGGGACGGAGTCCGAAACGGAGTTGGCAACGGGGCCGTCCGGTCCGGTGTCCGCCCACTTCGGGGCGCGTCCGGAGGGAGCCGCCGCCCGGCCGCCGCCGCGCCCGCCCGCCCATCGGCCCGGGACATGGGACTCGGCGGGCCGGGCGAAGAGCCGCGGTACGCCGTCCGCGTCCCGGACCGGGCGGCCGGCCGGTCGGCCCGGCGCATGCGAGATCAGTTCCAGGTAAATGCTGCTAAATGCCGCGATGTTCTGCTCCGCGGTGAACAGTTCGAGTGCGCGGGCACGCGCCGCCGCACCCAGCCGGGCCCGCCGCTCGGGGTCGCGCAGCAGGGCCAGACAGGCGTCGGCGAGCGCGCGCGGGTTGCGGGGCGGCACCACCAGTCCCGTACCGCCGATGATCTCGCACACCGCGCCGGCGTCGGTGGACACCGTCGCCCGGCCGCAGAACATCGCCTCCACCAGGGAGCGCGGAAAGCCCTCGACGGTGCTGGAGAGCACCACCACCGCCCCGGCGGCGTACGCGTCCTGCGGACACGGCGCGTCCGGGCTGCCGATCTCCTCGAAGGACACCGGGTTCTCACCGACCGTCAGGGCGTCGGCGGCCTCGTCCGGGAAGAGCTGGGCGGCCAGCGCGCGGCAGTGCGCGAGGTAGGCCGTGGCCTGCGGGCCGTGGCCGGCCGCGCCGACGATCCGCAGCGTGGCGTGCGGCTCGGCCTCGTGGATCTTCGCGAAGGCGTGCAGCAGCGAGATCAGGTCCTTGGCGGGCTCGACGGTACCGAGCCACACCAGCGTCTTGGAGTCGTCGGCCGCGGCGTCGGGCACCGCCGTGAAAGGGCTCGCGTCCATGCCCGGATAGACCGTGCGCAGCCGTGCGCGGTCCGCGCCGCACCGCTCCTGCCAGCGCCGTACGTGGGTGTTGCCCGGGGTGATCAGTGACGCCCCGGCGTATGTCTCGGCGGCCAGCGCGCCCTGGAAGGCGGCCAGCAGGGCACGTACGGGCGCGCTCAAGGGTGAGGCGGCACGGGCGAGGTAGTGCTCGCGTAGCCGTACACCGCATTCGGTGACCAGCAGCGGCGTACCGAAGAAGCGTTTGGTCAGGAGTCCCGGCAGGGCCGCCGCGCCTCCGGAGGTGGCATGGCACAGGTCCACCCCGCCGAGGCCGGCGGCCGGGTCCTCGCCGTACCAGTCCAGCGACAGGGGGCGCAGCGCCCGTTCGAGCTGTTCGGTGACGGACAGCAGGTCCCGGACCTGCGCACCGTGGGCGGCGCG
Encoded proteins:
- a CDS encoding glycosyltransferase, producing the protein MRIGLLTEGGYPYASGESHGWCDRLVRGLTSHEFEVYALSWEARQEAWVRGDRGDQGNRNGRGGRRQGAEGAAGETPGRVRLVRTAPLWGELPDELRCRPEGRRGRGAGRHARRRFAEHFGDLATAFRTAGAGPGVRGAVNAGADRPGGGIGAYGTAGRSGGADTGPGGGGGTAARGADGTGGPATGAAPDAYRGAYEAERGTGAGAGTGGRTGHRTGTGEADRFASGLYGLAELARTCGDLPALLRSEQAVRILEAVCHAPGALRAAHGAQVRDLLSVTEQLERALRPLSLDWYGEDPAAGLGGVDLCHATSGGAAALPGLLTKRFFGTPLLVTECGVRLREHYLARAASPLSAPVRALLAAFQGALAAETYAGASLITPGNTHVRRWQERCGADRARLRTVYPGMDASPFTAVPDAAADDSKTLVWLGTVEPAKDLISLLHAFAKIHEAEPHATLRIVGAAGHGPQATAYLAHCRALAAQLFPDEAADALTVGENPVSFEEIGSPDAPCPQDAYAAGAVVVLSSTVEGFPRSLVEAMFCGRATVSTDAGAVCEIIGGTGLVVPPRNPRALADACLALLRDPERRARLGAAARARALELFTAEQNIAAFSSIYLELISHAPGRPAGRPVRDADGVPRLFARPAESHVPGRWAGGRGGGRAAAPSGRAPKWADTGPDGPVANSVSDSVPGPGPGPGLVPGPGPGPGSGPGLGPGLVPGAGPVSFPADTSTPPTTTTASAAASAWEAAATQGPVTVHGPACAPGTGDQGEGQGHDRT